From a region of the Streptacidiphilus albus JL83 genome:
- the lanKC gene encoding class III lanthionine synthetase LanKC yields MRPSDYEQFCQADPVFYDDPGAQDDVQGLYAPAVAPVPEGWRRSGDSVWVYLHPDGQTLPDQGWKVHVSGALDEAPEIIDIVLKFCHEQDLSVKFLRGRETVLKANSKYAPRGSSGKLLTLYPRDEAELHRVLTGLEPLLADRRGPYILSDLRWRDSLLFVRYGAYRQLYCLDEQGRTVSALRDATGNLVPDLRRPVFSVPEWITVPDFLREQIESRAGAAPENFPYDIERALHFSNGGGVYKARDRRTGQVVVLREARPMAGLDHRGTDAVERLHRERDMLRRLSGLDFVPELHDHLVVWEHEYLVEEFIEGEKLERHLFTGRYPLLRAEPDAATLAEYTAMALDYGEQLAAMLRTLHEHGVAFGDLHPGNVLVRPDGRLALVDFELAFDLVDGVPPGFGAPGFISRAARTGSAIDTYALACMRLFLFLPLTFLIELDSAKAEALAQAAAERFSLPEGWAAQLVAELHAAAGGQLPAGTTERTGTGRPLFVPDGASGDDWRRVMDELAEGILAAATPGRAGRLYPGDPEQFNRGGIDLAHGAAGVIYALAEAGYPVPEQHVEWLLRAARDPKVVRPGLYDGLHGAAFALDRLGLADEAGEILDRARELTDHRQRLGVFGADLAGGLAGLGLSLLHFADRRGDRALAEQAREYGERLAAGAPLGQGRVGLLHGGAGVALFLTRLYEHTGEERWLDLAFGALGRDLAGAQVDEKGMLLAQDGQGTAYLGAGSAGAAFVARGLLRHREDAQLAQAVELLDRACEAEFLLMPGLFEGRAGMICALAAAGGDGRQLERQVSLLSWHLVRHQDRAAFPGQLLYRLSTDLATGSAGILLALHAASARKGTALPLLDHHGAPVSAVHK; encoded by the coding sequence GTGCGGCCTTCGGACTACGAGCAGTTCTGCCAGGCGGATCCCGTCTTCTACGACGACCCCGGCGCCCAGGACGACGTCCAGGGCCTCTACGCACCGGCCGTCGCACCGGTGCCCGAGGGCTGGCGCCGCAGCGGGGACAGCGTCTGGGTCTACCTGCACCCCGACGGCCAGACGCTGCCCGACCAGGGCTGGAAGGTGCACGTCTCCGGTGCTCTCGACGAGGCGCCGGAGATCATCGACATCGTCCTCAAGTTCTGTCATGAACAGGACCTGAGTGTCAAATTCCTGCGCGGTCGGGAAACCGTCCTGAAGGCGAATTCGAAATACGCGCCGCGGGGTTCCAGCGGGAAGCTGCTGACCCTCTACCCGCGGGACGAGGCCGAGCTGCACCGGGTGCTCACCGGCCTGGAACCGCTGCTGGCCGACCGGCGCGGCCCGTACATCCTCAGCGACCTGCGTTGGCGTGACAGCCTGCTCTTCGTCCGCTACGGCGCCTACCGCCAGCTGTACTGTCTGGACGAGCAGGGCCGCACGGTCTCCGCGCTGCGCGACGCGACCGGCAACCTCGTCCCGGACCTGCGCCGACCGGTCTTCTCGGTCCCCGAGTGGATCACCGTCCCCGACTTCCTGCGTGAGCAGATCGAGTCCCGGGCCGGCGCCGCGCCCGAGAACTTCCCCTACGACATCGAGCGGGCGCTGCACTTCTCCAACGGCGGCGGCGTCTACAAGGCGCGCGACCGCCGCACCGGCCAGGTGGTGGTGCTGCGCGAGGCCCGTCCGATGGCCGGGCTCGACCACCGCGGCACCGACGCCGTCGAGCGGCTGCACCGCGAGCGCGACATGCTGCGCCGGCTGTCCGGACTGGACTTCGTACCCGAGCTCCACGACCACCTCGTGGTCTGGGAACACGAGTACCTGGTCGAGGAGTTCATCGAGGGCGAGAAGCTGGAGCGGCACCTGTTCACCGGCCGCTACCCGCTGCTGCGCGCCGAGCCGGACGCCGCCACGCTGGCCGAGTACACCGCCATGGCGCTGGACTACGGCGAGCAGTTGGCCGCCATGCTGCGCACCCTGCACGAGCACGGGGTGGCCTTCGGCGACCTCCACCCGGGCAATGTGCTGGTCCGGCCCGACGGCCGGCTCGCCCTGGTCGACTTCGAGCTGGCCTTCGACCTGGTCGACGGGGTGCCGCCCGGCTTCGGGGCGCCCGGTTTCATCTCCAGGGCCGCCCGGACCGGCAGCGCGATCGACACCTACGCGCTGGCCTGCATGCGGCTGTTCCTCTTCCTGCCGCTGACCTTCCTGATCGAGCTGGACTCGGCCAAGGCCGAGGCGCTGGCCCAGGCCGCCGCCGAGCGCTTCTCACTGCCCGAGGGCTGGGCGGCGCAGTTGGTCGCCGAGCTGCACGCGGCGGCCGGCGGGCAACTGCCGGCCGGAACCACCGAGCGCACCGGGACCGGGCGCCCGCTCTTCGTGCCGGACGGCGCCTCGGGCGACGACTGGCGCCGGGTGATGGACGAGCTGGCCGAGGGCATCCTGGCCGCCGCCACCCCCGGGCGCGCCGGCCGGCTCTACCCCGGCGACCCGGAGCAGTTCAACCGGGGCGGCATCGACCTGGCGCACGGCGCCGCCGGCGTCATCTACGCGCTGGCGGAGGCCGGCTACCCGGTGCCCGAGCAGCACGTCGAGTGGCTGCTGCGGGCGGCCCGTGACCCGAAGGTGGTCCGGCCCGGCCTGTACGACGGCCTGCACGGCGCGGCGTTCGCCCTGGACCGGCTCGGACTGGCCGACGAGGCCGGCGAGATCCTGGACCGCGCCCGCGAGTTGACCGACCACCGGCAGCGGCTCGGGGTCTTCGGCGCCGACCTCGCCGGAGGCCTGGCCGGCCTCGGCCTGAGCCTGCTGCACTTCGCCGACCGGCGGGGCGACCGCGCGCTCGCCGAGCAGGCGCGGGAGTACGGCGAGCGGCTGGCCGCGGGCGCGCCGCTCGGCCAGGGCCGGGTCGGGCTGCTGCACGGTGGCGCGGGCGTGGCGCTCTTCCTGACCCGGCTGTACGAGCACACCGGCGAGGAGCGCTGGCTGGATCTCGCCTTCGGCGCGCTGGGCCGCGACCTGGCCGGCGCGCAGGTGGACGAGAAGGGCATGCTGCTCGCCCAGGACGGCCAGGGCACCGCCTACCTCGGCGCGGGATCGGCCGGCGCGGCGTTCGTCGCTCGCGGGTTGCTGCGGCACCGTGAGGATGCCCAGCTGGCCCAGGCCGTGGAACTGCTGGATCGCGCCTGCGAAGCCGAATTCCTGCTGATGCCAGGGCTGTTCGAGGGCCGGGCCGGCATGATCTGCGCGCTCGCCGCGGCCGGTGGCGACGGGCGGCAGTTGGAGCGGCAGGTGTCACTGCTCTCCTGGCACCTGGTCCGCCACCAGGACCGCGCGGCCTTCCCCGGCCAGCTCCTCTACCGCCTCTCCACCGACCTGGCCACCGGCTCGGCCGGCATCCTGCTGGCGCTGCACGCGGCGTCGGCCCGGAAGGGCACCGCCCTTCCCCTCCTGGACCACCACGGCGCTCCGGTGTCCGCGGTGCACAAGTAA